In Candidatus Buchananbacteria bacterium, the DNA window CATTTTACTGAATTGACCTAATTTAAGCAAGAAATTGACTAATCAAGACTTTTTTGCTTTAATACATTAGTATCTCCTGCAGAACGGAAGGGTGACAGAGTGGTCGAATGTGACGGTCTTGAAAACCGTTGAGGCGCAAAACGTCTCCGTGGGTTCGAATCCCACCCCTTCCGTCCTGCAGAAGATCTCCAAACACCCGACTGATATCATTCTGTCGGGTTTTTTGATAAAATTAAATCAGTATTACTCTTACGACTCTATGGAAAAAAACACCTCGCCCTTTGAATACGCCACCATCAATATTAAGGAATTGCTTAGTGTCCTTAATACCAGTCAAACCAAAGGTCTTGACAGCAAAGAAGCTAAAAAAAGGTCTTCTCAGGCGGGCCCCAACCAGTTGGAAAATCATCAAACAAAATGGTGGCATATTTTAGGCAGACAGTTTAAATCTCCTTTTATCTACTTACTAATCGCCGCCGGGCTGGTGGCGTTCTCACTGGGCGGGCAGCTTGATGCCGCGTTTATTTTTATTTTTATTTTTATTAATACTGTACTTGGTTTCTACCAAGAATTTCGGTCCGATCGATCACTGAAACTACTTAAGAATTATTTAGTAGCTCACACCACTGTTATTCGTTCAGGCCACCACGAAAATATTGATGTTCGGCAACTCGTCGTCGGCGATGTCGTTGATCTAAAATCAGGTGACATTGTTCCGGCCGACTGTCGAGTTTTAAAAACGGAAGGCTTAAGTGTCAATGAATCAATCCTGACCGGTGAATCAATAACCGTCAACAAAATTCCGGAAGTCTTAGACCAAAAACCGACTGAAATTTATCAAGCAAGAAATATCATTTTTGCCGGTACTACAATTGCGTCCGGATCAGTGAAAGCCGTAGTCGTCGGTATTGGCCGTGCGACCACAATTGGCTCCATTGCCAAACTAACGGCCGAAACCGCCAAGGAAAGTGAATTTTCTAAGGGCATCGGCAAACTAAGCTCATTTATCCTGCGCTTAGTATCTTTGACGATTGTAATCGTTTTTTTGGCAAACATTATCGTCAAAGGTGACCAAGTCAACGTTGGCCAGCTTTTGGTTTTCTCCATCGCCTTAGCCGTATCCGTCATCCCTGAAGCACTGCCGGTTGTCTCCACTTTTTCGCTATCGCGCGGCGCATTATTACTGGCAAAAAAGAAGGTAGTTGTGAAACGACTGTCAGCGATTGAAGACTTGGGCGGCATTGATGTGCTGTGTACCGACAAAACCGGTACCATCACCGAAAACCGCCTAACCATCGTTGATCAACTAAAGGCTCAAAATCATAACCATCTTGTGGCCTATGGCGCGCTGAGTGCTCCTGAGCTAAAAACTAAAAAATCAGCCGACCCATTTGATACCGCCTTCAGTTTGGCGTTAACTGCTGAGGATAAAAAATTTATCAGATCCTGCAAACTAGTTGAAGAAATCCCATTTGATCCGATTAGAAGGCGAAACAGCGTCTTGGTAAAACATGAAAACAAAAATCTTTTGATCGTCCGCGGCGCTCCGGAGGAATTAATCAAACTCAGCATCAAAAAAAAATCTGGCGCATACCACGCTTGGATTAAAGATCAAGGCAAGCTCGGTCGCCGCGTTTTAGCTTTGGCCACCAAAGAGCTTGGCGAAAATCAAACCGTTGATCTCTTTGCTCAAGAACACGATCTTGATCTGGCTGGCTTTATCGCCTTTGAAGATCCAATCAAATCTACCACCAAACAGGCGGTAACCAAGGCCCGTGATTTGGGAGTTCAGGTTAAAATTATTACCGGCGACGCACCGGAAGTAGCCGGCGCCGTAGCCGTTCATATTGGGCTAATTGACGACCCGACAAAAGTTATTACCGGCGACCAGTTTAATGATTTAGATCCGGAACAACAAAAACACGCCGCCGAAACATA includes these proteins:
- a CDS encoding HAD-IC family P-type ATPase, producing MEKNTSPFEYATINIKELLSVLNTSQTKGLDSKEAKKRSSQAGPNQLENHQTKWWHILGRQFKSPFIYLLIAAGLVAFSLGGQLDAAFIFIFIFINTVLGFYQEFRSDRSLKLLKNYLVAHTTVIRSGHHENIDVRQLVVGDVVDLKSGDIVPADCRVLKTEGLSVNESILTGESITVNKIPEVLDQKPTEIYQARNIIFAGTTIASGSVKAVVVGIGRATTIGSIAKLTAETAKESEFSKGIGKLSSFILRLVSLTIVIVFLANIIVKGDQVNVGQLLVFSIALAVSVIPEALPVVSTFSLSRGALLLAKKKVVVKRLSAIEDLGGIDVLCTDKTGTITENRLTIVDQLKAQNHNHLVAYGALSAPELKTKKSADPFDTAFSLALTAEDKKFIRSCKLVEEIPFDPIRRRNSVLVKHENKNLLIVRGAPEELIKLSIKKKSGAYHAWIKDQGKLGRRVLALATKELGENQTVDLFAQEHDLDLAGFIAFEDPIKSTTKQAVTKARDLGVQVKIITGDAPEVAGAVAVHIGLIDDPTKVITGDQFNDLDPEQQKHAAETYAVFARISPEQKHQIVSLLDQTRSVGFLGEGVNDAPALKAATVSLVVQSGSDISREAADVILLQKSLAVIIDGIQEGRQVFANTLKYIRATLSSNFGNFYAVAISSLFIDFLPMLPVQILLLNLLSDFPMISIAADTTGPEDVARPQRYNIKELAMTSSLHGIISTVFDFIFFALYFRISADVLQTNWFVASIITELVFLFSIRTKKFALTAPRPAPLIIWLSSLAFMATLIIPFTAIGHDVFHFVSPSINHLATILILTAVYFMVNEIVKLFYQRIFNNQLEKTA